The sequence TACGTTGAGAATTTGTGTAGACACGACCATCCTGCTTGATATTTTGAAAGATGAATTCAAAAGCTTTCAGGATAAAGTATATGCTGCCCTGGCAAAAAAAGAGAATCTTGTTGCTCCTCCAATGGTGTTCGCGGAACTTATGCCCCAATTTAAAGGAAACGCAAAGCTATTGGGCGAGTTTTTAGAAGACCACAAAATTGCGATAGAGCCGCTTGACATCAATTCCGCCATTGCAGCAGCTCAGGCATGGATGAGATATTTAAAACGAAAAACGAAGGTACAATGTCCCGAGTGCGGTCGGGAGTTGAACATCAAAGAGCACTTTTTGTCCGATTTTTATATCGGAGGTTTTGCTTCGGTAAAGTGCAGCGCCATTCTTACCAGAGACAGAGGAATATACACCAAACACTTCCCCGCGCTGGTCG is a genomic window of Syntrophales bacterium containing:
- a CDS encoding type II toxin-antitoxin system VapC family toxin, which codes for MRICVDTTILLDILKDEFKSFQDKVYAALAKKENLVAPPMVFAELMPQFKGNAKLLGEFLEDHKIAIEPLDINSAIAAAQAWMRYLKRKTKVQCPECGRELNIKEHFLSDFYIGGFASVKCSAILTRDRGIYTKHFPALVGYEDCLKAVK